GCGGAACCCTCTCACCTTCACCTGGAAGTCCACTCGGCCCAGGAACTCCAGCGTCCCGTCCTCCTTCCACCTCGCCTTGTCCCCCGTCCGGTACAGCCGCGCCCCTGGCTCCTGGCCGAAGCCGTCCGGCACGAAGCGCTCCGCCGTCAGCTCCGCTCGCAGGTAGCCCCACGCCAGCCCTTCCCCTCCCACGTACAGCTCCCCTGGCACTCCCACTCCCGCCACCTCCCCGCTCGCGTCCACCACGTACGCCGTCGAGTTCCCGAGCGGCTTGCCGATGGGCACTGACTTCCCCACCACGCTCTCCTTCGTCAGCGTGTGAGTGGTGGAGAAGGTGGTGTTCTCCGTCGGGCCGTACCCGTTCACCAGCACCGCGCCTTCCGGCAGCCGCTTCAGGTGCTCCCTCACCCGCTGCGCTGGCAGCACGTCTCCTCCCGCCAGCACCTGCCTCACCCCCGCCAGCGCCTCCCCCTGGTGCAACGCCATCTGCTCGTACAGCGCGGCCGTCAGCCACAGCGCGCTGATTCCCTCTCTCCTCAGCAGCCCCCCCAACTCCTCCAGCGTCTGGGCCTGCGCAGGCGCCACCACCAGCTTCGCCCCGTGCAGCAGCGCTCCCCACACCTCCAACGTCGACGCGTCGAACGCCACCGGCGCCAACTGCAGCCACACCTCCTCCGGCCCGAAGCGCACGTACTCCTTCCCCTCCACCAACCGCGTGATGCCTCGGTGCGGAATGCACACCCCCTTCGGCCTCCCCGTGCTCCCTGACGTGAACATCACGTACGCCAGGTCCTCTCCTCCCACCTCGCTGCTCAACCCGCTCTCGGGCTGCGTCGCTACTTCCTTCCACGCCGTGTCCAACGCCAACGCCTTCCCCGCGCTCGCTGGCAGCTTCTCCACCAGCGCGGACTGCGTCAGCGTCACCTCCACTCCCGCCTCCTCCAGCATCAGCGCCACTCGCTCCGCTGGGTACTTGCGGTCCACCGGCACGTACGCGCCTCCCGCCTTCAGGATGGCCAGCAGCCCCACCACCATCTCCACCGAGCGCTCCACGTACACGCCCACTCGCGTGCCTCGTTTCACCCCCAGGCCCCTCAAGTGGCGCGCCAG
This portion of the Corallococcus silvisoli genome encodes:
- a CDS encoding non-ribosomal peptide synthetase; this encodes ARFEEQARRRAGEVALKSAEEGGTLSYGELEAKANQLARHLRGLGVKRGTRVGVYVERSVEMVVGLLAILKAGGAYVPVDRKYPAERVALMLEEAGVEVTLTQSALVEKLPASAGKALALDTAWKEVATQPESGLSSEVGGEDLAYVMFTSGSTGRPKGVCIPHRGITRLVEGKEYVRFGPEEVWLQLAPVAFDASTLEVWGALLHGAKLVVAPAQAQTLEELGGLLRREGISALWLTAALYEQMALHQGEALAGVRQVLAGGDVLPAQRVREHLKRLPEGAVLVNGYGPTENTTFSTTHTLTKESVVGKSVPIGKPLGNSTAYVVDASGEVAGVGVPGELYVGGEGLAWGYLRAELTAERFVPDGFGQEPGARLYRTGDKARWKEDGTLEFLGRVDFQVKVRGFRIELGEVEAALLRQEEVGEAAVVVREVGGDKRLVAYLVAKPGRRLDTREVESALRKELPEYMVPSAICVLDALPLSANGK